From Woronichinia naegeliana WA131, the proteins below share one genomic window:
- a CDS encoding IS4 family transposase yields the protein MARQHPRRKGNPDLRRKTNQPGVEIPEITKELFELLEPTMFTPLKYLQGTHEKMMRDRVLNLPVMVALVLSIVYRQIAGISEAVRLLEEEGLLWVASLKVSKQAVSKRMMNVPAEIFAILLKGVLEKAAEKGKKLQVGEKWEKIREKFSAVWIADGSTLEQIRKNMKISKEEKSKLGGKIMMVVEAFTQRPVTLWYTENDKSNDKIWCEELAAKLPENGLILVDMGFFSFVWFDLLTEAKKFFLTRFRAGTSYKTKQVLSQGSHYRDEIIIMGNYRSNPCKHPVRLVSVLWGTIWYQYLTNVLSPEQLSAEEVCDLYRRRWTIEEAFLLTKRLLGLAYLWVGNKNGVQIQIICTLIFYTVLNQLVGEVAIALNQPKEKISVEMVFRSLYYVAKAIARGEKPDTVTYLAERAKLFGLVKAERKRHREKAALNQQIWEPIPLS from the coding sequence ATGGCAAGACAACATCCTCGGAGAAAAGGAAACCCAGACTTACGTCGTAAGACAAATCAGCCAGGGGTAGAAATCCCTGAAATAACAAAAGAGTTGTTTGAATTACTAGAACCCACAATGTTTACACCATTAAAATATTTACAGGGAACTCATGAGAAAATGATGAGAGATAGGGTGCTAAATTTACCAGTAATGGTGGCATTAGTGTTAAGTATAGTGTATCGTCAAATAGCGGGTATAAGTGAAGCGGTAAGACTGTTAGAGGAAGAGGGATTGCTATGGGTAGCATCATTAAAAGTAAGCAAACAGGCAGTATCAAAAAGAATGATGAATGTGCCAGCCGAAATATTTGCAATATTACTAAAAGGAGTGTTAGAAAAAGCAGCCGAAAAAGGGAAGAAGCTCCAAGTAGGAGAAAAATGGGAAAAAATAAGAGAAAAGTTTAGTGCAGTGTGGATAGCAGATGGCTCAACGCTAGAGCAGATAAGGAAAAATATGAAAATAAGTAAAGAAGAAAAGAGTAAATTGGGGGGTAAAATAATGATGGTAGTGGAAGCCTTTACCCAAAGACCCGTTACTTTATGGTACACAGAAAATGATAAATCAAATGATAAAATATGGTGTGAAGAATTGGCAGCTAAATTACCAGAAAATGGTTTAATTCTCGTAGATATGGGATTTTTTAGCTTTGTGTGGTTTGATTTGTTAACAGAAGCTAAAAAGTTTTTTCTAACCAGATTTAGAGCGGGTACATCTTACAAAACCAAACAAGTATTGTCTCAAGGTAGTCATTACAGAGATGAGATTATCATTATGGGAAATTACCGTTCTAATCCTTGCAAGCATCCGGTGAGATTAGTCTCAGTATTATGGGGAACAATCTGGTATCAGTATTTAACAAATGTGTTGTCTCCCGAACAACTGTCCGCCGAAGAGGTCTGTGATTTATATCGAAGACGATGGACAATCGAAGAAGCCTTTTTATTAACGAAAAGACTTTTAGGACTAGCCTATTTATGGGTAGGGAATAAGAATGGTGTCCAAATCCAGATTATTTGCACTTTGATTTTCTATACGGTCTTAAATCAATTGGTAGGGGAAGTGGCGATTGCTCTAAATCAACCGAAAGAAAAAATCTCAGTAGAGATGGTGTTTCGGAGTCTATACTATGTAGCGAAGGCTATTGCTAGAGGAGAAAAGCCTGATACAGTAACCTATCTGGCTGAACGTGCTAAGTTATTTGGTTTGGTCAAAGCTGAGAGAAAGCGACATCGAGAAAAGGCCGCTCTCAATCAACAAATTTGGGAACCCATTCCTTTAAGTTGA
- a CDS encoding 50S ribosome-binding GTPase, producing the protein MTEKSPQVQLDLSQGDRPSEPDNEEESLPTAIKSAWVNHLANLWNTTTTGLHKLRPIEKLTQGILKSFSVNEEQIAEILDKVRAELPTTEALLIGKPQAGKSSIVQGLTGVSPDIIGQGFRPHTQYTQRYTYPAQDLPLLIFTDTVGLGDLNQNTEALITDLLKELETDRQRARVLILTVKITDFATDSLRNIISQLRRQYAQIPCLLAVTCLHEVYPNLNFEHPPYPPDLAEIQRAFTAIQENFSPFYDRAILIDFTLEEDGYQPIFYGLETLRDTLAELLPEAEARAIHQLLAGETSKQLGNLYRDVARRYSLAFAIMAATLAAVPLPFATMPVLTALQVSLVGVLGKLYGQILSPSQAGGIVSHWCQLKPKCLLTKD; encoded by the coding sequence ATGACAGAGAAATCTCCTCAGGTACAACTAGACTTATCTCAAGGCGATCGCCCTTCGGAGCCTGATAACGAGGAAGAAAGTCTTCCCACGGCGATCAAGTCAGCTTGGGTCAACCATCTTGCTAACCTTTGGAACACCACAACTACCGGACTACATAAACTGCGGCCGATTGAAAAGCTGACTCAAGGAATACTCAAAAGTTTTTCGGTCAATGAAGAACAGATTGCTGAAATTCTAGACAAGGTTCGAGCCGAGTTACCCACCACAGAAGCTTTATTAATTGGCAAACCCCAGGCGGGGAAAAGTTCGATTGTGCAAGGTTTGACGGGAGTTTCCCCAGACATTATTGGTCAAGGCTTTCGACCCCATACACAATACACCCAACGCTATACCTATCCGGCTCAGGATCTCCCCTTATTAATTTTTACCGATACTGTTGGCTTAGGAGATCTCAATCAAAATACAGAGGCCTTAATTACCGATTTACTTAAGGAATTAGAGACAGATAGGCAACGCGCTAGGGTTTTAATTTTGACGGTTAAAATTACTGATTTTGCGACGGATAGTCTTCGCAATATTATTAGTCAATTACGTCGTCAGTATGCTCAAATTCCCTGTTTATTGGCAGTAACTTGTCTCCATGAAGTTTATCCTAATTTAAATTTTGAGCATCCCCCCTATCCTCCTGATTTAGCCGAAATTCAACGGGCTTTTACTGCCATTCAAGAAAATTTTTCGCCCTTTTATGATCGAGCTATTCTAATTGACTTTACCCTGGAAGAAGATGGTTATCAACCAATATTTTATGGACTGGAAACGCTGCGCGATACCTTAGCAGAATTGTTGCCAGAAGCCGAGGCCAGGGCAATTCATCAACTCCTGGCGGGGGAAACCAGTAAACAATTGGGAAATCTCTATCGAGATGTGGCTCGACGTTATAGTTTGGCCTTTGCCATTATGGCGGCAACGTTGGCGGCTGTCCCCTTACCTTTTGCAACGATGCCTGTTTTGACAGCACTTCAGGTTTCTCTGGTAGGGGTTTTAGGAAAACTTTATGGTCAAATTCTCTCGCCTTCCCAAGCAGGGGGCATTGTCAGTCATTGGTGTCAACTTAAGCCAAAATGCCTACTCACAAAAGATTAG
- a CDS encoding sulfotransferase: protein MTPKIHFISGLPRSGSTLLSALLRQNPRFHANMSSPVGGLVNTMLNAMSEDNEFSMFLSTEQKQALVLGIFSAYYQSQTDKSIIFDTNRLWCSKLPLINKLFPDAKMICCVRNVAWIMDSIEKLIRKNVFDVSRLFNNVGERATVYTRTEALGQGGRLVGFAHNALKEAFYGEYSSSLLLVDYDILTQAPENTLSLIYQFLDQEPYRHDFENVHYEASEFDNRLHTQGLHHVRPKVEFQPRSTILPPDLFAQFSRLSFWQNPSNSLANVIVAQSSVSSANKT, encoded by the coding sequence ATGACTCCCAAAATACACTTTATTTCTGGACTTCCCCGTTCTGGTTCTACTCTTCTCTCCGCTTTACTTCGCCAAAATCCCCGTTTTCATGCCAATATGTCTAGTCCTGTTGGTGGGCTAGTCAACACAATGTTAAACGCAATGAGTGAAGATAATGAATTTTCTATGTTCCTTTCAACAGAACAAAAACAGGCATTAGTCTTAGGTATTTTTTCTGCCTATTATCAGTCCCAGACAGATAAATCCATTATTTTTGATACTAACCGTCTCTGGTGTAGTAAGTTACCCCTTATTAACAAGCTATTTCCTGACGCAAAAATGATTTGCTGTGTTCGTAATGTGGCATGGATTATGGACAGTATTGAAAAATTAATCAGAAAGAATGTTTTTGATGTATCTCGTTTGTTTAACAACGTCGGTGAACGGGCAACAGTTTACACTCGCACTGAAGCATTAGGTCAAGGAGGGCGGCTGGTTGGTTTTGCTCATAATGCCTTAAAAGAAGCTTTTTATGGTGAATATAGTTCTTCTTTACTGTTGGTCGATTATGATATTTTGACCCAAGCACCAGAGAACACCCTATCTCTTATTTATCAATTTTTAGACCAGGAACCCTATCGTCATGATTTTGAAAATGTACACTACGAAGCCTCTGAATTCGATAATCGGCTCCATACCCAGGGACTGCACCATGTTCGACCCAAGGTAGAATTTCAACCTCGTTCAACTATTTTACCCCCCGATTTATTTGCTCAATTCTCGCGATTATCCTTTTGGCAGAATCCGAGTAATAGTCTAGCCAATGTGATTGTTGCCCAATCATCAGTCTCATCAGCTAACAAAACTTAA